taaaaacaacagtAGTAACAAAACAGGCTCATTTGCAGAGTGACCCTCATGTCTGATTTGGCTAATTGCTTCCTTTCAGTGTCATTTGATAAattttttattccctttgttCTGGAAGCTGCTGGTGTATGGAGAGGCTTGCTTAGACCAAGGACAAGAATCCTTCATGAGCTGCTGGCAGCTTGACTCATCTTTAGTGAGATAAGATTGCTCGGTGGGTTCAGATAGTCTCAGCTTGATTTATCCACCGATGAAGTTCTCAGCAGCCTTTGCCTGCGGACTTTGATGGTTGTTAGTAAATGCTGTGTAGAGCCATTATTTTATTAGAAGTTACAAAATGGTTTCCTAATTCTGTCCTGCCTTCGTCGTGTAGGAACTGGAGCCTTCTGCAAAACAGGATATTTGCCCAATTGAATATTTTGTTAACCTGAAACACAATTTAACAGGaaagctggggcgcctgtgtggctcgtcagttaagcatctgccttctgctcaggtcgtgatcccagggccctgagattgagccccatgtctggctccctgctcagcagcgagtctgcttctccctttggccctccctactgtttgtgtgcactctctttctctctctcaaataaataaatgatctttaaaaaataagaaagccagGATACTTTATGAAGTTGTAGAATAATAATTTAGAGCCTTAGTGAAGTTGACCACGGAAAATTATGACTTCATGGGTTTTACTTGATGTGTTTCAATCTTTGAGCCCCTGTTTTTTGATGCTTAAATTGTCCCTTCTTTGGCCAGTAGGAGGCTACTTCAGCTGGTTTCTATCTATTAAGACCTGACCCTAGTTGTCTGGGAAATCTTCCTTgttttctaacacacacacacacacacacacactcctctggCAGATTTCCTGTTCTGGAACCTGGGCTTTCTTATGGAGTGCTGGTTCCTTTCAGTAGCAGATAACAGCCACGCTCCAAACACTGAGGTACTCTCTGCTCCTAGGTCTCATTGCTTCTAGCCCTTTCAGCAGCAGAACTTAAAAGAactagtttttaagaaaaaaaattatgaattctgATTGATATTTCCAATTCAATTTGAATGTtggagtgatttttaaaacttctttgatTTTATGCTCCTGAATTTTTGTCATACAGTAAACGTCTTGATTCCTAATACATAGAATTACGTTTTTGCTTTATGATAATATTCCTATATTAAGATTCATcagacatttattaagtacctacacCAAAGACTCAGAAGCACATGGCTCAGCCTTGGACCCTCAGGGCCTTCAGCATGTTGGTCATATCCATTTAGTACTCTCAAGAATGACATTACGAACCTGTCATTAgcaggatgtctgggtggctcagtgagttgagctgctgactcttgatttcaggtcatgatctcagggtcgtgagatggagccctgggtcagactctgtgctgagcgtggaacctgcttaagattgtctctctctctctccacttgcccctcccccaggttcCATGTacggcatgctctctctctctctctctctcaacccccccccaaaacaaaaaacctgtcaTTAACATGGGACATCCTTACAAGTAGGGGAAAGTTTGACAAAGAGACATGTACAGAGGGAAGATGATACGAAGACAAAGGGGGAAAGATTTCTACAAACTAAGGAGTTCCTGAGGCTCCTAGCAGAGAGGCACAGAACTGATTCTCCCTCAACACTGAGAAGGAACAAAATCTGCTGCTCTGTCCAGACTTCTGCAACTGCGAGACAATAAATTACTGCTTTTCAGCCACCCAATTTGTAGCACTTCGTTATGGCCAACCCAGGAAACGAATACACATGCCCACTTGATTACCTCATTATTATCACTAACACAACATGGCCCCACATCAACTCATTGTCTTCCCTCTAAAAAGACTCCTCTTCCTGCATTCTCTGGCTTAGTTGTTCAGACACTCTATTTGCAGTCTGTCAGGTTAGAGACCCAGATTCCTCGGCATCCATCTAACCAAATACGATGACCTTTCAACTTTACCTCCTGAACATTATGGATGTCTCTGTTCTTCTCTCCATGTCACTATTGCTTGTAGGGTCTCCCTCCAGCTCCCTAACGTGGCAAACATGACCTTCATGTGCTGGTCACTCTCACCCTCCTAATCTTATCTTCTGTTCTTTACTCACTGACCGTGGAGGCAGgtcatttttttcagaattcatCCTGTTTCTTGTCTCCATGCTTTTGCATATGTTGGGCTTCAGTGTGAGAAATCTTACCATAAAACAACCCATTTAGCTCAGGAATTTCTTGTGGAGGAAGATTCCTCACTGTGCTCTTCCACTTGGGGTCAGAACCGCTTGTATGGTCTCCCCAAATGGTCTGTATGTCCCTCTGCTATTttgcctaaggcagaggcctggCAGTGATTTTGTCTGTCCTGTACTTTAGTCTGGAGAATAGTGACTGTGCCCAGTTTACTTTCGTGTCCCAATTCCTAGATTCTAGATGAGAGCAAGACTTCAGTCATGGTCTTTTAGTGTATACAGATTTGACCTCTGTTTACTTGCCCTGGTTTTTCATTCAGAACCATGCCTATCCCATCACCTCAACATGAAATAACCTCATGGCTCTACTGTCTCTGAGGTGAAGATCACCGCAGGAAGCAACCAAGGAAACAGCCCTGGATCCCCGTACATGCTCTGACCAGTTGACACCTacacattcccattttacaaaaataCTGCTCCTTCTCCTGTTGGGAGCATTATAGATGATTCAACCACTGAAGCCGTTGGAGCCCAGAAGGAAAATACAGCAGACTCACAGTAGTGCATTTGAAGACATCGTTAAAAGAGACAACTTACATAGGACTGAGAATGTGGCACAGGCCAAGAAAGTCCTGACAGGGAGGAGAGAAACCACCAGAATGTGTGGATGGACCAGCCAGCGGCTGTGAACTGCAGGGGAAGAATCAGCCACCTGCCGATCCCACAGGGAGGGACTTTAGGGATAGACACCCCCTGTCCTCACTCTTCAGCCTCCACTGAAAATCCAGCAGGATCCAGGAGACAAGGCAGTGTGGATGGAAACCGTGCAGGTCAGCCTCCTGGGGCCTAAATGGGATGAAGAGTGGATCATACAAAGGGAGGGGTATGTGGCCAATGTCTAGTCCAACAAATATAAATGAACATTAGCttttacaaataggaaaaatCATCATCCAACTGAGGTTACCACCCTGGATGAAGAGCTTCCAaacattgtttcctgttttgagATCCAGAAACTGTGAGTCTGGCCTGTGGGCTCTGATCTAGCAGTTCCTCCTAGATCAATGAGGACGACAACTTCGTACTTGGCTGTCACTTTATTggaattttcattcttcttacatttttctcAGAAAGAAAGCTTAATAACATAAAGAACTGATCTCAGATTTGAAAAAAACCAGACAAAAGAAATTCtttctgttgatatttttaatacCAAAGTCTTCTCATTTGTGCAGGAAGGTGTCCAGTAACTTTCCATCATAGCAAGGTAGGATAACTAAGGAAATCAAATTAAAGGACatcaaattaaagatttaaatagtGCTTCTGTGGTTAAATCCACAGGCAAAATCACTATCCTTTACCTTCATAAACGAGTGAGTTTCTTCTCTTTAGCCCAGTCTTGGATAACTGCTTCTCCAAATATAAGGTAGGTGATCAGTCCTGATAGGTTAATGGCAGATAACAACAAGAAGACATTTCTCCACCCAAATTCAGGGTCCTGAGGACACAAAAGCTCAAGTAAATATTACCCCCTTTCATCCTTTTCTCTGTGAGGCTGTATTAATAGTTTGCTACTGGGTTTCCATGCAGAAATTCATTCCCTGCAAGCAGCTTGGTAGTTGGATAGAAATAATATGTTCAAAGTGGATTTGGAATAGTTTTAATAAATGGGATTTAGGGACCTTTACGATTAGCTTACCGAACTGCATTTGTCACAGTTTAGCGAGGtgccatgttttctcttttgtacaAATCATGACATCAAACACGCTGagtgtttttttcttgctttgcaaTGTCATGGTGGCAACATTGCAGGCTTGGGGCTAGACATGTCTAAAAAGGAAGAACTCTGATTCTATATCATCTTAGTGGAAAGACTTATTCTGTCAGATTTTCAGCTTAATCATCAGGAAGTGGGGGTAATAACATACCATCCTCATTAATTAATCAATAATTAAATGAGATTCCTTCATATGATATTCCTATAATGATGCCTGCATGTGTCCCACACTCCACCACATCTGTTTTAAATCATCCCTCTGCTTGGGGATGGTTGTGCAAGTGAAAATTCCAGAATGTTGCAGAAGACATGGTAAGTTGCCTCTATGCACGCAATCATCATCTCCGGACACCTCTATGGCTGTGTGGTTTCTGGTATTAAAGACTGAAGGAAAttgttctacatttttctttgccAGGTTGATCTTCATGACAAAGGGGACCTGCAATTTattgtgttttctaaaatgagaatagTGTCTTTATGCCACTACCTCTAGATCTAGATGGCAGAGCATCTGAAGAATCTGTGACAGGAAAACTACCTGATTGAGGAGAAATCCATTGACAGTTGGTGTCAggattgctgctatgaatatgaaTCCCCTTGTGGCTCCCGTAAGAAAACTGGAATGTCTGTGGGTGACAGGAATGTTCCAGGCTAGATCCAGAGGTGCTCCACAGTGTCCTTCAGCCCTGCTCTTCAAAGTATATCAAAAAGGACTTGCACTGCATATGTTCAATGAGAAGAACTGAGACAAATCAAAAAATACCCCTCCCCCCACGTACCTCAAAAAATGGCCAGAGGATCAACTGCGGTCCTTGCctatgatttattatttctcaaagtTTGGGGCTCCCAGAAAGCTTTGGGCTACATCTTTTTCAGAATACATGAATATAAGAATGGAGATTACCCTCCTACCTTGGAGCAATATCTAAGACATTGATATAGATCCCTGAGTGACAGAAGGAGCTCATTCCACACGAGAGGATCAAGAAGGTCATTGTCATGATGTAGCTGGGGGTGATGTAGGGCAGAACCACAAGGAGCACTGAAGATGGGAAATTTCCTAGGGAATGTGGAACAAATTAAACAATGAGATACATCTTTGGCTGTTGGATGCTTTGCGAATCACCTGACCTTCAAACCCTGTTCTTACCTAGAAATGTGGCAGCTTTTCTCACAGTAACGAGCCTAAAATTCTTGGTCAGGAGGAAATCTGCCAGCTGGCCTCCTAGTATACCAGTGATCCAGGCGACAAGAAAGGGAAGGGCAGACAGGAACCCAattctgaaggggaaaaaaacaagtaaacCATCATAACAGGGACAGTGAGCCCACACCTTTTGTCCTTTTGTTGATAAACTACTGATCATTGTACTGACAGTCCTGAGATCTCATGGTCTGAAGAAAGTCAGTAGCCTCTTCTATCATGTCCTTAGAAGAGCTACCAGCATTAGTGTTAAATCTTAGACGATTTTGTGGTAGGGGTAAAGGAAAAACTTTTCTGGAAGGAATGAGTTGTGAAGACAAAATGATTGGTGGGTCATGCACACTGGAGAAAGGCATGGAAGAAAAGGCACTCACATCTCTCATGTTAATGTTGAACACAGAGTTGATGTAAGTTGGTGTGTAGACCATCAGTGTAATCATTAGCCACTGATGGCCGAAGCCGCAGACACATATGGACCAAAGTCTTAGCGATCTGAGCATGGCCTTGATGGGAAGAGGCTGCTTACAAGGGCTGACCTGAACACAAATGTACTGATTAGAACAGTGAGATCTGCACCTCAAGCTCCCCGAGAAATCCAGAGGCTGACACAGCTCTCTGGAGATGCTTAGACTCCTTACATGTATCTGGTTGGCCAAGGACGAtatgatatattttctttctgtgatgTTTATCCATGGGTGAGAGATGGGGTCATCATAAACCAGAACAAATCAGAGAAGGCAGTAGACAAAGCCAATGCCTCCTGCAAGCAGAGGGTAAATTTGGGAACTGAGCCTGATTCTGCTTTCTGTGTGAATTTCTTTTCTGTCAGGACATTCAAGTCCTGGGAAAAGCCCTCGCTTATAATATCCCCTGTCCATTTCTCAAAAAAACCCCTCACATGAATAGCAAAGCTTTCTAgaaacctcttttaaaaaaaaatacatttcttgatTTGTGTGAATGGAAATCACAGACCCTAGGGATGGCGGAAAACTTGGTAATTCAACCTTTTTAATATTACCAAAAGAAAGCTAtttcttttaacacttttaaGAAATTCTCCAGTGCTCTGTAGACACCAGCTTTGGCTCAGTTTTGACACTAACATCTGGTACAGACCCCATAAGGTGAGGGCTCAGTCTTGTAAGACTGCCCCCCCTCCTTCAGAGGCCAGTCACAAGCAGGGGGTCCCCATATCACCCACATTTCTGACTTGACTACACAGGTGGAGGTTCCTACAATTCCCATCTCGGTTTTGATAATTAATTGGAACAAAGTCAGCTCACAAGAGTCAGGAAAACATTTACTTATGCTTACCAGTTTGTTATAAAGGATATCATACAGGAGAGAGACGGACAGCCAGATGTAGAAATACACGGGGCAAGGTCTTTCATGCTCAGAGAAGAGGCGTAGTATGGGAGAACAGAAGGAGTCTTGGAAGAAGTAATGGGTGATAAGTTGCTTAAGTCAATAAAAACTTCAAACTCACAGACCCAAGAAGGTCCGTGGGCCTCAAGGAcaggaaacatgaagaaaatgacacaCTGTTCTGTCCTGATGTTCTCATTCACTATTACTTCATTTCTCAGGGTGGTCCATTCTGGATGATTTATACTGCTAATTTTAGGTACCTTAATCTGTCTTTAACTCCATCCATATAGTATAGTTTTCATCTCCAGAAGTTAGATttgggtcttttaaaaaagattttttccctGTCTCCACTTAACTTCCAAACAAATAGACTTAGGTTATAGCAGAGTTATAATAACTGTCTATTTTAATGCCCTTGTcggctaattctttttttttttttaaagattttatttatttatttgacagagatcacaagtaggcagagaggcaggcagagagagaggaggaagcaggctccctgccgagcagagagcccgatgcgggactcgatcccaggacgctgagatcatgacctgagccgaaggcagcggcttaacccactgagccacccaggcgcccttgtcgGCTAATTCTTAACATTTGTGTCCATTCTGGGTTGgttttcattgatttattattattattatgatgattattattattccagATTGTGTTACTGTGTTTTCctgccattttttccccccatatctGGTGATCAATGATTGGAAGCAGACCTTATGAATAACAAGTAGTTG
The sequence above is drawn from the Mustela nigripes isolate SB6536 chromosome 5, MUSNIG.SB6536, whole genome shotgun sequence genome and encodes:
- the SLC17A3 gene encoding LOW QUALITY PROTEIN: sodium-dependent phosphate transport protein 4 (The sequence of the model RefSeq protein was modified relative to this genomic sequence to represent the inferred CDS: substituted 1 base at 1 genomic stop codon), whose translation is MRSPFARKVPVYNWSPQIQGIIFSSLSYGLIPMPFLSGYLAGRVGTKRVVGVSLFATSLFTMFAPLAAELGLVSFIATRIGQSIGQGSVLGGQHALWEKWGPPHERSRLCSISLSGMILGSFTTILLGGMICQNLGWPFAFYIFGGIGFVYCLLXFVLVYDDPISHPWINITERKYIISSLANQIHVSPCKQPLPIKAMLRSLRLWSICVCGFGHQWLMITLMVYTPTYINSVFNINMRDIGFLSALPFLVAWITGILGGQLADFLLTKNFRLVTVRKAATFLGNFPSSVLLVVLPYITPSYIMTMTFLILSCGMSSFCHSGIYINVLDIAPRHSSFLTGATRGFIFIAAILTPTVNGFLLNQDPEFGWRNVFLLLSAINLSGLITYLIFGEAVIQDWAKEKKLTRL